Proteins encoded by one window of Streptacidiphilus sp. PB12-B1b:
- a CDS encoding hemerythrin domain-containing protein: MAIDTSRSTPLAPHPYTQEMEMIHRIFRRESLLLAKLIGAVDEGDVRRAGLLAEAWRTYALGLHLHHAGEDDLVWPKLLERAELDAARVQRMEAQHHELSAGLERVEKLLEPWASTASVPARDDLVQALVEHNRTLCSHLDEEEREVMPLVAQHISAAEWREVGERGLAETPRNKRLIALGAILEDASDEERAEFLGRLPGPARLVWRLVGQRQYRSHVRRIRGEDSRGLRQPGW; encoded by the coding sequence ATGGCAATCGACACCTCCCGTTCCACCCCGCTCGCTCCCCACCCGTACACGCAAGAGATGGAGATGATCCACCGGATCTTCCGGCGTGAGTCCCTGCTCCTGGCCAAGCTGATCGGGGCGGTCGACGAGGGGGACGTCCGGCGCGCCGGACTGCTGGCCGAGGCCTGGCGCACCTACGCGCTGGGACTGCACCTGCACCACGCGGGCGAGGACGACCTGGTCTGGCCCAAGCTGCTGGAGCGGGCGGAGCTGGACGCCGCCCGGGTGCAGCGGATGGAGGCGCAGCACCACGAGCTCAGCGCCGGTCTGGAGCGGGTGGAGAAGCTGCTGGAGCCCTGGGCGTCGACCGCCTCGGTGCCGGCCCGGGACGACCTGGTGCAGGCGCTGGTCGAACACAACCGCACCCTCTGCTCGCACCTGGACGAGGAGGAGCGCGAGGTGATGCCGCTGGTCGCGCAGCACATCAGCGCGGCGGAGTGGCGCGAGGTCGGCGAGCGCGGGCTGGCCGAGACCCCCCGCAACAAGCGGCTGATCGCCCTGGGGGCCATCCTGGAGGACGCCTCCGACGAGGAGCGCGCGGAGTTCCTCGGCCGGCTCCCGGGCCCGGCCCGGCTGGTGTGGCGGCTGGTCGGGCAGCGGCAGTACCGCTCCCATGTGCGCCGCATCCGCGGCGAGGACAGCCGGGGCCTGCGGCAACCCGGCTGGTAG
- a CDS encoding pyridoxamine 5'-phosphate oxidase family protein translates to MAILDSAPLDVVDAYRTCEFVTLGRDGTPLAWPTAVRRREDGSLLVTTSLAFAQKALNVRRDGRVGLLFSDPTGSGLEHAPQVFVSGTAVCPDEILAGPEGAEEYWRMLFERQPHSRAYVAAPGRWFMSWYYLRLLITIEPDRVGVRPPLAELLDAPLPDAPPAEGQATESLLGAELLAGFPSAVLGARDVSGAPVLQRTRPRPTGEGYAVEVAAGTEIVPGPAGLLVHRHDEQLNHMHNALVRGVLRSVGERWLFVPTGLVAPVGAGRPRDAVRTLRNARKATARYLDRRGLPQPRVQWDRFAALAAPAAPARQRDGD, encoded by the coding sequence ATGGCAATTCTAGATTCGGCGCCCCTCGACGTGGTCGACGCGTACCGGACGTGCGAGTTCGTGACGCTCGGCCGGGACGGCACCCCGCTGGCCTGGCCCACCGCCGTACGGCGGCGCGAGGACGGCTCGCTGCTGGTGACCACGTCCCTGGCGTTCGCCCAGAAGGCGCTGAACGTGCGCCGGGACGGACGCGTCGGGCTGCTGTTCTCCGACCCGACCGGCAGCGGGCTCGAGCACGCCCCGCAGGTCTTCGTCAGCGGCACGGCCGTCTGCCCGGACGAGATCCTGGCCGGACCGGAGGGCGCCGAGGAGTACTGGCGGATGCTCTTCGAGCGGCAGCCGCACAGCCGCGCGTACGTCGCCGCGCCCGGCCGCTGGTTCATGAGCTGGTACTACCTGCGGCTGCTGATCACCATCGAGCCGGACCGGGTCGGCGTGCGCCCCCCGCTGGCCGAACTCCTCGACGCCCCGCTCCCCGACGCCCCGCCCGCCGAGGGGCAGGCGACGGAGAGCCTGCTCGGCGCGGAGCTGTTGGCCGGGTTCCCCAGCGCCGTGCTCGGCGCCCGCGACGTCTCGGGCGCGCCCGTGCTCCAGCGGACCCGGCCCCGGCCCACCGGCGAGGGCTACGCGGTCGAGGTCGCGGCCGGCACCGAGATCGTCCCCGGCCCGGCCGGCCTGCTGGTGCACCGGCACGACGAGCAGCTCAACCACATGCACAACGCGCTGGTGCGCGGTGTGCTGCGGTCGGTCGGGGAGCGCTGGCTGTTCGTGCCCACCGGGCTGGTGGCGCCCGTCGGCGCCGGACGTCCGCGCGACGCCGTCCGCACGCTGCGCAACGCCCGCAAGGCCACCGCGCGCTACCTGGACCGCCGCGGCCTGCCCCAGCCCCGGGTGCAGTGGGACCGGTTCGCGGCGCTCGCGGCGCCCGCCGCGCCCGCGCGGCAGCGGGACGGGGACTGA
- a CDS encoding phenylacetate--CoA ligase family protein codes for MNDPQIASFIRFVRERSPFYRALYAGLPEGVSDLAALPLTDHTAYWAANTLDDSRVLTGPHTDGIVIKTGGTTGAPRVSVYTRDEWRAMSRRFGDGLAAAGLVEGDRVANLFYAGELYSSFVFTLNCLQEADVPTVQLPIGGAAALDYVVGALRDCRATVVAAPPTSLCRLAREVVDTVGTLPGIRLVLFSGEAFYGDQVALLAKAFPEAAVRSIGYASVDAGILAAPVAGEPDTRVHEVFSPDKVVELLDAETGEPIEEPGRPGRLVATDLVRRLMPVIRYPAGDIAEWVDVPKRRFRLLGRSEEGARVGPVTVYLEDLRAVVERADEQRSVVDLQVVLRRRDARDELVLRLAAPSAAEPAELRRLEGEIARQLDAARPIFPEHVQAGMIQPLAVEWVAPDALAVNPRTGKLIRLIDERLD; via the coding sequence ATGAACGATCCGCAGATAGCCTCATTCATCCGCTTCGTACGGGAGCGGTCGCCCTTCTACCGCGCGCTCTACGCCGGTCTTCCCGAGGGCGTGTCGGACCTCGCCGCGCTGCCGCTGACGGACCACACGGCGTACTGGGCGGCCAACACCCTGGACGACAGCCGGGTTCTGACCGGGCCGCACACCGACGGCATCGTCATCAAGACCGGCGGCACCACCGGGGCGCCCCGGGTGTCCGTCTACACCCGGGACGAGTGGCGGGCGATGAGCCGCCGGTTCGGGGACGGCCTGGCGGCGGCGGGGCTGGTCGAGGGGGACCGGGTGGCCAACCTCTTCTATGCCGGGGAGCTGTACTCCAGCTTCGTCTTCACCCTCAACTGCCTTCAGGAGGCCGACGTTCCGACCGTGCAGCTGCCGATCGGCGGCGCGGCGGCGCTGGACTACGTGGTGGGCGCGCTGCGCGACTGCCGGGCGACCGTGGTGGCCGCGCCGCCGACCTCGCTGTGCCGGCTGGCCAGGGAGGTGGTGGACACGGTCGGCACCCTGCCCGGCATCCGGCTGGTGCTGTTCAGCGGCGAAGCCTTCTACGGCGACCAAGTCGCCCTGCTGGCCAAGGCCTTCCCCGAGGCGGCGGTGCGCTCCATCGGCTACGCCAGCGTGGACGCCGGGATTCTGGCCGCGCCGGTGGCGGGCGAGCCGGACACCCGGGTGCACGAGGTCTTCAGCCCGGACAAGGTGGTGGAGCTGCTGGACGCCGAGACCGGGGAGCCGATCGAGGAGCCCGGGCGGCCCGGACGGCTGGTCGCCACCGACCTGGTACGGCGGCTGATGCCGGTGATCCGCTACCCCGCAGGCGACATCGCCGAGTGGGTGGACGTCCCCAAGCGGCGGTTCCGGCTGCTCGGCCGCTCCGAGGAGGGCGCCCGGGTCGGCCCGGTCACCGTCTACCTGGAGGACCTGCGGGCCGTCGTGGAGCGGGCCGACGAGCAGCGCAGCGTGGTCGACCTGCAGGTCGTCCTGCGGCGCCGGGACGCCAGGGACGAGCTGGTGCTGCGGCTGGCCGCGCCCAGCGCTGCCGAACCGGCCGAACTGCGGCGCCTGGAAGGGGAGATCGCCCGGCAGCTGGATGCCGCCCGGCCGATCTTCCCGGAGCATGTGCAGGCCGGGATGATCCAGCCGCTGGCGGTCGAGTGGGTCGCCCCCGACGCGCTCGCGGTCAACCCGAGGACCGGCAAGCTGATCCGGCTGATCGACGAGCGGCTGGACTGA
- a CDS encoding RICIN domain-containing protein: MSIWTSLEPASTVVDPGSTTTVRLRVRNTSDVVDEYRFIPVGEIAPYVTIEPPTLRLYPGSTGTVELTFAPPRTPDATAGPNPYAVQIVPTEHPEATTVPEGNLTITAFTEIRAELVPHTVKGRFRGRPRLAIDNLGNTRLTASVSGVDNGDQLSYDVHPANVQIEPGRAGFVRTTLKPRRITWFGRKENRPYRMAVTRSGNTPVRVEGVFVQKGVLPGWLSGMLMLLLGLAVALVALWFAYQPHLTSLAQAQAQAAVSPLPDPTLTPAPAPAATAPAAPTPSAPAASAPPAATPAGGGSSGGQASTAPAAPQANRPPVHFTLMNNWTYQCADLPYYSAPTLNDPVTQYRCGYGSSDNQMWYLQQQGTAADGEPLYWIRNALGSNLCLDLPGYGTVSAGANVSTFTCTTPASNDNQLWEIPLVDSSGSGGLGVLIRNYKSGLCLDVSGWASNNSDKTQGVRLTAYPCSGSGWANHGFDDHLWNLMENPTLVYIPTRVGEIQVG, encoded by the coding sequence GTGAGCATCTGGACATCCCTGGAACCCGCGTCCACCGTGGTGGATCCCGGCAGCACGACCACTGTGCGGCTGCGCGTCCGCAACACCAGCGACGTCGTCGACGAGTACCGCTTCATACCGGTGGGCGAGATCGCCCCCTATGTCACGATCGAACCGCCCACGCTGCGGCTGTATCCGGGCAGCACCGGGACCGTCGAGCTCACCTTCGCGCCGCCGCGCACCCCCGACGCCACAGCCGGGCCGAACCCGTACGCCGTGCAGATCGTCCCGACCGAGCACCCCGAGGCGACCACCGTCCCCGAGGGCAACCTGACCATCACCGCCTTCACCGAGATCCGGGCGGAGCTGGTCCCGCACACCGTGAAGGGACGCTTCCGGGGGCGGCCGAGGCTCGCCATCGACAACCTCGGCAACACCAGGCTCACCGCCTCGGTCAGCGGCGTCGACAACGGCGACCAGCTCAGCTACGACGTCCACCCCGCCAATGTGCAGATCGAGCCCGGGCGGGCCGGCTTCGTCAGGACGACGCTGAAGCCGCGCCGGATCACCTGGTTCGGGCGCAAGGAGAACCGGCCGTACCGGATGGCCGTGACGCGCTCGGGCAACACCCCCGTCCGGGTCGAGGGGGTCTTCGTGCAGAAGGGGGTACTGCCGGGCTGGCTCAGCGGCATGCTCATGCTGCTGCTCGGCCTGGCCGTCGCCCTGGTCGCGCTCTGGTTCGCCTACCAGCCTCATCTCACCAGCCTGGCCCAGGCGCAGGCGCAGGCGGCGGTCAGCCCGCTGCCCGACCCCACGCTCACCCCGGCGCCCGCGCCCGCGGCGACCGCCCCGGCCGCGCCGACGCCCTCGGCTCCGGCGGCGTCGGCTCCGCCCGCCGCAACCCCGGCCGGGGGCGGCTCCTCCGGCGGCCAGGCGTCGACCGCGCCCGCCGCGCCGCAGGCCAACCGTCCGCCGGTGCACTTCACGCTGATGAACAACTGGACGTACCAGTGCGCCGACCTGCCCTACTACAGCGCACCCACGCTCAACGACCCGGTCACCCAGTACCGTTGCGGCTACGGCAGCTCGGACAACCAGATGTGGTACCTGCAGCAGCAGGGCACGGCAGCGGACGGCGAGCCGCTCTACTGGATCCGCAACGCCCTCGGCTCCAACCTCTGCCTCGACCTGCCCGGTTACGGCACGGTCTCGGCCGGGGCCAACGTCTCCACCTTCACCTGCACGACGCCCGCGAGCAACGACAACCAGCTGTGGGAGATCCCGCTGGTGGACTCGTCCGGCTCCGGCGGGCTCGGCGTGCTCATCCGCAACTACAAGTCCGGCCTGTGCCTGGACGTTTCGGGCTGGGCGTCCAACAACTCCGACAAGACCCAGGGCGTGCGGCTCACCGCCTACCCCTGTTCCGGCTCGGGCTGGGCCAACCACGGTTTCGACGACCACTTGTGGAACCTGATGGAGAACCCCACCCTGGTGTACATCCCCACCCGGGTCGGTGAGATCCAGGTCGGCTAG
- a CDS encoding acyl-protein synthase: MNQSTDTTTAARSAPPVPPLAARYLEPLQVPDPAALAHVQQLLDIVEPYTVGEEADALFVRAMNESNAWHDARSPFHQRLSASAPRAGRPLESITELDQLPFIHANFFKAHELLSIPREEVQLNVTSSGTTGQKSQMFFDTWTLRSGQRMVARILDANGWIGSDEPVNYLLSNYQPHPGLNLGTSFTDEYLCHFAPVRSAEYALKNTGSGHEFDPFGCVRALLRFAEEGAPVRILGFPAFLSFTLDRMRELGLPPVRLNPESLVLFGGGWKGHADRQVARPELYRRIHEQLGIPDERIRDGFGAVEHSVLYLECARHHLHVPTWSRMLVRDVRTLAPLPYGERGYAQFVTPYITSVPAQSVLMGDLVSQHAPEECGCGLPTPWFTVHGRAGLSRNRSCAIAAAELLKGSA; encoded by the coding sequence GTGAACCAGTCAACCGACACCACCACGGCCGCCCGATCGGCGCCGCCCGTGCCGCCGCTGGCGGCCAGGTACCTGGAGCCGCTCCAGGTACCCGATCCCGCCGCGCTGGCCCACGTCCAGCAGCTGTTGGACATCGTCGAGCCCTACACCGTGGGCGAGGAGGCCGACGCCCTCTTCGTCCGGGCGATGAACGAGTCCAACGCCTGGCACGACGCCCGCTCCCCGTTCCACCAGCGGCTGTCGGCGTCGGCGCCCAGGGCCGGACGGCCGCTGGAGTCCATCACCGAACTGGACCAACTGCCGTTCATCCACGCCAACTTCTTCAAGGCGCACGAACTGCTCTCGATACCCCGCGAGGAGGTGCAGCTGAACGTCACCTCCTCGGGCACCACCGGGCAGAAGTCGCAGATGTTCTTCGACACCTGGACGCTGCGCTCGGGGCAGCGCATGGTCGCCCGCATCCTGGACGCCAACGGCTGGATCGGCTCGGACGAGCCGGTGAACTACCTGCTCTCCAACTACCAGCCGCACCCCGGCCTCAACCTCGGCACCTCCTTCACCGACGAGTACCTGTGCCACTTCGCCCCGGTGCGCTCGGCCGAGTACGCGCTGAAGAACACCGGCAGCGGCCACGAGTTCGACCCCTTCGGCTGCGTCCGCGCACTGCTGCGGTTCGCCGAGGAGGGCGCGCCGGTGCGCATCCTGGGCTTCCCCGCGTTCCTCTCCTTCACCCTCGACCGGATGCGTGAACTCGGCCTGCCCCCGGTCCGGTTGAACCCGGAGTCGCTGGTGCTGTTCGGCGGCGGCTGGAAGGGCCACGCGGACCGGCAGGTCGCCCGGCCGGAGCTGTACCGGCGGATCCACGAGCAGCTGGGCATCCCGGACGAGCGGATCCGGGACGGCTTCGGCGCCGTCGAGCACTCCGTGCTCTACCTCGAGTGCGCCCGGCACCACCTGCACGTGCCCACCTGGTCCCGGATGCTGGTGCGCGACGTCCGCACGCTGGCCCCGCTGCCGTACGGGGAGCGCGGCTACGCCCAGTTCGTCACGCCGTACATCACCTCCGTCCCGGCGCAGTCCGTGCTGATGGGCGACCTGGTGTCGCAGCACGCGCCCGAGGAGTGCGGCTGCGGACTGCCCACGCCCTGGTTCACCGTGCACGGGCGGGCCGGACTCAGCCGGAACCGCAGCTGCGCCATCGCCGCCGCCGAACTGCTCAAGGGGAGCGCATGA
- a CDS encoding acyl-CoA reductase has protein sequence MTAEQHYWQGAWVDRAEADRRLDRLDGYVREALAERLSPLLVLAACDRLAAALADPSSPQAGRLAACLREARLPEDETARTLGDVAEALSRENLETKLMRELGGTDPGRLARFDFRREIFEGWLPVGLLVHIAPGNAPAAGALSVVEGLLAGNVNAVKTSGGGRFTHALLSELADLDPTGAIAARVIVLGFPSSRTAWLQRLCAAADAVAAWGGEEALAGVAALVPAGCRLVDWGPKLSFSYLTSDAWAHRETLLGIVDDICRLDQQACSSPQVIYLDTADPEQVFAFAERFAGVLAEAVPGLAPAVPGLLESAEISNTVQVARLEEHLGLTRVHAAEDGSWHVLADTRAALRASPLFRTVWVKPLPRKEIGAVLRPMRRYLQTVGIGADRRDTAELAAAVLTAGAQRVTVPGEMLSSYDGEPHDGVYALQRYSRRVDVQLDARFAGDACLDDLVGARELPAPPVPVTSKSDFELFQTDLSRAEVFFRSGGSSGAPKLSAFTWDDYHEHMRSGAEGLLAAGFEPRSDRAMNLFFGGQLYGGFLSFFSVLETLQAVQFPMAAQDDHALVARAVVEHRADTLFGMPNYLLRVFTEGAEVLRGYRGVRKVFFGGEHFPESQQAWLREEFGVELIRSAAYGSVDAGPLGYQCPQAPPRVHHLFSGLQTLEILARDEDRPASPGEVGRLVFTGHTRRGQRLDRYEIGDLGRWVEGDCPCGRRTPRFELLGRFGDIFRSGSHFLNHRRFAAVAEESFGHRRALQILLDEDATGESLTVRLEQGEGLPEPDAVVRVLLAEYPELAAAVTRDRLVTLHVEQAAAGAFERTPGSGKLPAVVDRRTRNN, from the coding sequence ATGACCGCCGAACAGCACTACTGGCAGGGCGCCTGGGTCGACCGGGCCGAGGCCGACCGGCGCCTGGACCGGCTCGACGGCTACGTCCGCGAGGCCCTCGCCGAACGGCTCAGCCCGCTGCTGGTCCTGGCCGCCTGCGACCGGCTGGCCGCCGCCCTGGCCGACCCGTCCAGCCCGCAGGCCGGACGTCTGGCCGCCTGCCTGCGCGAGGCGCGGCTCCCGGAGGACGAGACCGCCCGCACCCTGGGCGACGTCGCCGAGGCGCTCTCCCGGGAGAACCTGGAGACCAAGCTGATGCGCGAGTTGGGCGGCACCGATCCGGGCCGCCTGGCCCGCTTCGACTTCCGCCGGGAGATCTTCGAGGGCTGGCTGCCGGTCGGCCTGCTGGTGCACATCGCCCCCGGCAACGCCCCCGCGGCCGGTGCGCTCAGCGTGGTCGAGGGCCTGCTCGCCGGGAACGTCAACGCCGTCAAGACCAGCGGCGGCGGACGCTTCACCCACGCGCTGCTGTCCGAACTCGCCGACCTGGACCCGACCGGCGCCATCGCCGCCCGGGTGATCGTGCTCGGCTTCCCCTCCTCGCGCACGGCCTGGCTGCAACGGCTGTGCGCCGCCGCCGACGCGGTGGCCGCCTGGGGCGGCGAGGAGGCCCTGGCCGGGGTCGCGGCCCTGGTCCCGGCCGGCTGCCGACTGGTCGACTGGGGCCCCAAGCTCTCGTTCAGCTACCTCACCTCGGACGCCTGGGCGCACCGCGAGACGCTGCTCGGCATCGTCGACGACATCTGCCGACTGGACCAGCAGGCCTGCTCCAGCCCGCAGGTGATCTACCTGGACACCGCCGACCCGGAGCAGGTCTTCGCCTTCGCCGAGCGCTTCGCCGGGGTGCTGGCCGAGGCCGTGCCCGGTCTGGCCCCGGCCGTCCCCGGGCTGCTGGAGAGCGCGGAGATCAGCAACACCGTGCAGGTGGCGCGGCTGGAGGAGCACCTGGGGCTGACCCGGGTGCACGCCGCCGAGGACGGCAGCTGGCACGTGCTGGCCGACACCCGGGCGGCGCTGCGGGCCTCCCCGCTGTTCCGCACGGTGTGGGTGAAGCCGCTGCCGCGCAAGGAGATCGGCGCGGTGCTGCGGCCGATGCGCCGCTACCTGCAGACCGTGGGCATCGGCGCGGACCGCCGCGACACCGCCGAACTGGCCGCCGCCGTCCTGACCGCCGGGGCGCAGCGGGTGACCGTCCCCGGCGAGATGCTGAGCAGCTACGACGGCGAGCCGCACGACGGCGTCTACGCGCTCCAGCGCTACAGCCGCCGGGTGGACGTGCAGTTGGACGCCCGGTTCGCCGGCGACGCCTGCCTGGACGACCTGGTCGGCGCGCGCGAACTGCCCGCCCCGCCGGTGCCGGTGACCTCCAAGAGCGACTTCGAGCTGTTCCAGACGGATCTGAGCCGGGCGGAGGTGTTCTTCCGCAGCGGCGGCAGCTCCGGCGCGCCCAAGCTGTCCGCGTTCACCTGGGACGACTACCACGAGCACATGCGCTCGGGGGCCGAGGGGCTGCTGGCGGCGGGCTTCGAGCCGCGCAGCGACCGGGCGATGAACCTCTTCTTCGGCGGGCAGCTCTACGGCGGCTTCCTCAGTTTCTTCTCGGTGCTGGAGACGCTGCAGGCGGTGCAGTTCCCGATGGCGGCCCAGGACGACCACGCCCTGGTCGCCCGCGCCGTCGTCGAGCACCGGGCGGACACGCTGTTCGGCATGCCGAACTACCTGCTGCGGGTCTTCACCGAGGGCGCGGAGGTGCTGCGCGGCTACCGGGGCGTGCGCAAGGTCTTCTTCGGCGGCGAGCACTTCCCGGAGAGCCAGCAGGCTTGGCTGCGTGAGGAGTTCGGGGTCGAGCTGATCCGCTCGGCCGCCTACGGCAGCGTGGACGCCGGGCCGCTGGGCTACCAGTGCCCGCAGGCGCCGCCGCGGGTGCACCACCTGTTCAGCGGCCTGCAGACGCTGGAGATCCTGGCCAGGGACGAGGACCGTCCGGCGTCCCCGGGCGAGGTGGGGCGGCTGGTGTTCACCGGGCACACCCGGCGCGGCCAGCGCCTGGACCGCTACGAGATCGGCGACCTGGGCCGCTGGGTGGAGGGCGACTGCCCGTGCGGTCGCCGCACCCCGCGCTTCGAGCTGCTGGGCCGGTTCGGCGACATCTTCCGCAGCGGCAGCCACTTCCTGAACCACCGCCGGTTCGCGGCCGTCGCCGAGGAGTCGTTCGGGCACCGCCGGGCCCTGCAGATCCTGCTGGACGAGGACGCCACCGGGGAGTCGCTGACGGTCCGGCTGGAACAGGGCGAGGGCCTGCCGGAGCCGGACGCGGTGGTCCGGGTGCTGCTGGCCGAGTACCCCGAGCTGGCGGCGGCGGTGACCCGGGACCGGCTGGTGACGCTGCACGTCGAGCAGGCGGCGGCGGGGGCGTTCGAGCGGACCCCGGGCAGCGGCAAGCTGCCGGCGGTCGTGGACCGGCGCACCCGCAACAACTGA
- a CDS encoding transglycosylase SLT domain-containing protein: MKLLNTRLRTSAALLLSAASIVSIGAAIAPSTASATTPQAIAAQIVPASQLASFDQIISHESGWNVTATNASSGAYGLGQALPGSKMASAGADWQTSATTQIKWALGYMDSRYGSPNAAWSFWQAHNWY; this comes from the coding sequence ATGAAGCTGCTCAACACCCGCCTGCGCACCTCCGCCGCGCTGCTCCTGTCCGCCGCCAGCATCGTCTCCATCGGCGCGGCCATCGCCCCCTCCACCGCCTCGGCCACCACCCCCCAGGCCATCGCCGCCCAGATCGTCCCCGCCTCCCAGCTGGCCTCCTTCGACCAGATCATCTCCCACGAGAGCGGCTGGAACGTCACCGCCACCAACGCCTCCTCCGGCGCCTACGGCCTGGGCCAGGCCCTGCCCGGCTCCAAGATGGCCTCCGCCGGCGCCGACTGGCAGACCAGCGCCACCACCCAGATCAAGTGGGCCCTGGGCTACATGGACAGCCGCTACGGCAGCCCCAACGCCGCCTGGTCCTTCTGGCAGGCCCACAACTGGTACTGA
- a CDS encoding GNAT family N-acetyltransferase, whose translation MPFALTTAQLDDVDGLLTLYRQVYGRSYALPLGTDPEVMAHEITSPLTTWLVARQPGSGRIVGSILGTLDPAEGLGKLQGLVVHPDARGSGLAHQAVRQLSDLMLSGDRPADSVYSTARTNSTAPQRICLRSGFHPLGMFPNLRKADRHETMVLVARYREGVLERRLPVPRVPAALGGLVRALKGALDGAPGGADLPLPEIVDQPLGEVRGRRGAAGLEVEVIDAPRFVLRRMAEAVPDPDRRFYPFHTPNVLLSSQDGAHEVYAQLNASDGYCTLIGASPGLTAVGDDLGPLIERLAEYGASYIETLLPMDRYDDLRLLLAHGFLPAAAYPAMRRHGDGFRDHVVMARTLQPLDFRGLAIDAAFQPFTEQYIELWKQQYLDTHGVFQ comes from the coding sequence GTGCCTTTCGCTTTAACCACCGCCCAGCTCGACGACGTGGACGGTCTGCTCACGCTCTACCGGCAGGTGTACGGCCGCAGCTATGCGCTGCCGCTCGGCACCGACCCGGAAGTGATGGCACACGAAATAACGTCCCCGCTCACCACCTGGCTCGTCGCCCGGCAGCCCGGCAGCGGGCGGATCGTGGGCTCCATCCTGGGCACGCTGGACCCGGCCGAGGGGCTGGGCAAGCTCCAGGGCCTGGTCGTCCACCCGGACGCACGCGGCTCCGGACTGGCCCACCAGGCCGTCCGGCAGCTCAGCGACCTGATGCTCAGCGGGGACCGCCCGGCCGACTCGGTCTACAGCACCGCCCGCACCAACTCCACCGCGCCGCAACGGATATGCCTGCGCAGCGGCTTCCATCCGCTGGGCATGTTCCCCAACCTGCGCAAGGCCGACCGGCACGAGACGATGGTGCTGGTGGCCCGTTACCGCGAGGGCGTCCTGGAGCGCCGGCTGCCCGTCCCCCGGGTGCCGGCCGCGCTGGGCGGCCTGGTCCGGGCGCTGAAGGGCGCGCTGGACGGCGCTCCGGGCGGCGCGGACCTGCCGCTCCCGGAGATCGTGGACCAGCCGCTCGGCGAGGTCCGCGGCAGGCGCGGGGCGGCCGGGCTCGAGGTGGAGGTCATCGACGCACCCCGGTTCGTGCTGCGCCGGATGGCCGAGGCGGTACCCGATCCGGACCGGCGCTTCTACCCCTTCCACACGCCGAACGTGCTGCTCAGCTCCCAGGACGGGGCCCACGAGGTGTACGCCCAGCTGAACGCCTCGGACGGCTACTGCACGCTGATCGGCGCCTCCCCCGGCCTGACCGCCGTGGGCGACGACCTGGGGCCGCTGATCGAGCGGCTGGCCGAGTACGGCGCCTCCTACATCGAGACGCTGCTGCCGATGGACCGCTACGACGATCTGCGGCTGCTGCTCGCCCACGGCTTCCTCCCGGCGGCGGCGTACCCGGCGATGCGCAGGCACGGCGACGGCTTCCGCGACCACGTGGTGATGGCCCGCACCCTGCAGCCGCTGGACTTCCGCGGCCTGGCCATCGACGCGGCCTTCCAGCCCTTCACCGAGCAGTACATCGAGCTGTGGAAGCAGCAGTACCTCGACACCCATGGGGTTTTCCAGTGA